A single region of the Sorghum bicolor cultivar BTx623 chromosome 9, Sorghum_bicolor_NCBIv3, whole genome shotgun sequence genome encodes:
- the LOC8082981 gene encoding protein HEADING DATE 3A produces the protein MSATNPLVTAHVIQDVLDPFTPTIPLRIAYNNKLLLASAELKPSAVVSKPRVDVGGNDMRAFYTLVLIDPDAPSPSHPSLREYLHWMVTDIPETTSVNFGQELVFYERPDPRSGIHRLVFVLFRQLGRGTVFAPEMRHNFNCRSFARQYHLSVATATYFNCQREGGSGGRRFREE, from the exons ATGTCAGCAACCAATCCTTTGGTCACGGCTCATGTCATACAGGATGTGTTGGATCCCTTTACACCAACCATTCCACTAAGAATAGCATACAACAATAAGCTACTTCTGGCAAGTGCTGAGCTAAAGCCATCTGCGGTTGTAAGTAAACCACGAGTCGATGTCGGTGGCAATGACATGAGGGCTTTCTACACCCTG GTACTGATTGACCCGGATGCTCCAAGTCCAAGCCATCCATCACTAAGGGAGTACTTGCACTG GATGGTGACAGATATTCCTGAAACAACTAGTGTCAACTTTG GCCAAGAGCTAGTATTTTATGAGCGACCGGACCCAAGATCTGGCATCCACAGGCTGGTATTTGTGCTGTTCCGTCAACTTGGCAGGGGGACAGTTTTTGCACCAGAAATGCGCCACAACTTCAACTGCAGAAGCTTTGCACGGCAATATCACCTCAGTGTTGCCACTGCTACATATTTCAACTGTCAAAGGGAAGGTGGATCGGGCGGAAGAAGGTTTCGGGAAGAGTAG